Part of the Sulfitobacter alexandrii genome, CTTGGCATGGTGGGGCTGCCGCTTGGCGTGGTTCTGGCCTTTGCGCTCGGGGCGTGGGTTGCGATGGGGTACATCGTATCGGGCCGTACCGGGCTGAGCTTTCGCGGGGCGTTCGGGCGCCTCGATGCGGGCATGTTCAGCGACATCCTGAGCGTGGGCGCGCTGGCGTCGATCAACACGGTGCTTACGACGCTCACCATCATCATGATGACGGGGCTGGTCGGCCGCTATGGCGAGGGCGCGTTGGCAGGCTACGGGCTGGGTGCGCGGCTGGAGTTCCTGATGATCCCGGTGATCTTTGGCATCGGTGCCGCGATGACGGCCATGGTCGGGGCCAATATCGGCGCAGGCCGCACCGACCGCGCGCTGCGCGTGGCCTGGACCGGTTCATTGGCGGCGGCGGCGATCGTGGGCAGCATCGGTCTGCTGGTGGCGTTGTTTCCGGACCTGTGGCTGGGCATGTTCCTTGATCCATCCGACACCGCGGCACTTGATGCCGGGCGCAGCTATTTCCGGCTAGTCGCGCCGTTCTATGCCTTTTTCGGCTTGGGTCTCGCGCTCTATTTCGCATCGCAGGGGGCGGGCCGCATGATCTGGCCCGTGATCAGCAGCCTGAGCCGCATGGCCGTTGCGCTGGTGCTCGCCCTGATCCTGACGACATACACAGGCATGGGGGTGGAAGGCATCTTTGCCGCCATCGGCTGCGCCATGCTGGCCTACGGGCTGATCATCGCCCTCGCCATCTGGCGCGGGGGCTGGAGAAAGAAAACTCCATGAAGGCAACGTATCTCGAGAACTTCGAAGCGGGTCAGACTTTCGGCTCGGGAAAGGTCGCTGTCCTGCAAAACGTGCCTCTTACCCGCCACTAGTGTCTTCAAATCGTCGGCATTAGCCCGGGTCCTCGATCATTCGGCTGCAAGGGGCAGCACCCCGGCCGAAGCCGGAAGTTCGATTTGTGGAAAGTCCACGTCGGGTGCCGGGCTGTCGCGCGCGGCAATGCAGAGCCGATAAAGTTCTTCATAGCGGTCCATCATCGTATCGAGACCGAAGCGGCCGACG contains:
- a CDS encoding MATE family efflux transporter, with protein sequence MSNIESAPTLRDAAPTLAGAAAIARASRTRLMLEAPIASTLAKLAAPNVLAMFVQAAQSISEAYFASLLGITALAGLALVFPSVMLTQMLSAGAIGGAISASVARALGGADVARGASLTVAAWIIAVGFAALMAVLVVLFGTQFFSLLGGEAETVAAATTYALIFFPGCVAIWLCNASLSVIRGTGNMQMPAIVLLMVSIISIPLSGGLALGWGPLPALGMVGLPLGVVLAFALGAWVAMGYIVSGRTGLSFRGAFGRLDAGMFSDILSVGALASINTVLTTLTIIMMTGLVGRYGEGALAGYGLGARLEFLMIPVIFGIGAAMTAMVGANIGAGRTDRALRVAWTGSLAAAAIVGSIGLLVALFPDLWLGMFLDPSDTAALDAGRSYFRLVAPFYAFFGLGLALYFASQGAGRMIWPVISSLSRMAVALVLALILTTYTGMGVEGIFAAIGCAMLAYGLIIALAIWRGGWRKKTP